A single window of Fibrobacter sp. DNA harbors:
- a CDS encoding DNA topoisomerase III, which yields MATKTKAPEKTLIIAEKPSVASDLVKVLGAKNFKKETAYWESDTTIVSHAIGHLVGIADPKDIDERYKAWDMKTLPMLPEKFPLVALPTTKSHLTALGKLIKRKDVTTIINACDAGREGELIFFYILDYVLKGNFKGKTLKRLWMQSMTPTAIKDAFEHLRTAEDMENLKDAALCRSEADWLVGMNGSRGLTAYNSSMGGFQITPCGRVQTPTLAIIVKREEERLQFKPQKFWTVTANFDNNGSDYQGKWFKADGKEKQKQIFDEKTVKAILEKCKGKPGSIEESTSESEQKCAGLYDLTTLQREANSRFGFSAKTTLSIAQSLYEHHKATTYPRTDSRHLPEDYVAPVKSTLGKITGPLAKFAQLALDNNWVKRTPKVFDNSKISDHFAIIPTGVAPKSLSEAEAKIYQMICQRFIAVFFPPAKYLNTTRITTVESETFLTEGKILVDPGFKAVYGKDSDDESNIPKLNGNKAKTVSIEAEEDFTKPPAHYTESSLLSMMESAGKLVEDDELRDAMKERGLGTPATRAAIIEKLVSDKYVVRDGKDMIPTAKAFDLIKVLSAMNCEALTSPELTGEWEYKMDLISKGKESREEFMKGIVEMTRTMVKNIKGFKEEHTEGEAKFSPVNGKKVFETVSRYKTEDGIVIRKMIGGKRLTDEEVVELLTKRKIGPLTGFRSKKGSEFSAVVIINDQNKIEFVFDDKPEEIDTGKKVGSSPVDGTDVFETLTGYVSQSYVDKLPSGISLPKILLGKELPFEAIQKLLAGEKTELIKGFRSKSHRLFDAYLYLEKGKLKFDFPPREFKPRRFGKKSG from the coding sequence ATGGCAACTAAAACGAAAGCTCCCGAAAAGACCCTGATTATCGCCGAAAAACCCAGCGTAGCCTCTGACCTGGTAAAAGTCCTGGGTGCAAAGAATTTCAAGAAAGAGACCGCCTACTGGGAAAGTGACACCACCATCGTGAGCCACGCCATCGGCCACCTGGTAGGCATTGCCGACCCCAAGGATATTGACGAACGCTACAAGGCATGGGACATGAAAACCCTCCCCATGCTGCCGGAAAAGTTCCCCCTGGTGGCCCTCCCAACCACCAAGAGCCACCTGACGGCTCTCGGAAAACTCATCAAACGTAAAGACGTCACCACCATCATCAACGCCTGCGATGCGGGCCGCGAAGGTGAACTGATTTTCTTCTACATACTGGACTACGTGCTCAAGGGGAACTTCAAGGGCAAGACCCTAAAGCGCCTCTGGATGCAGAGCATGACGCCTACGGCCATCAAGGATGCCTTTGAGCACCTGCGTACCGCCGAGGACATGGAAAACCTGAAGGACGCCGCCCTTTGCCGCTCCGAGGCCGACTGGCTGGTGGGCATGAACGGGAGCCGCGGGCTTACCGCCTACAACAGTTCCATGGGCGGGTTCCAGATTACCCCCTGCGGCCGTGTGCAGACCCCCACCCTCGCCATTATCGTCAAGCGCGAAGAGGAACGCCTGCAGTTCAAGCCCCAAAAGTTCTGGACCGTCACCGCCAATTTCGACAACAACGGAAGCGACTACCAGGGCAAATGGTTCAAGGCCGACGGCAAGGAAAAACAGAAGCAGATCTTTGACGAAAAAACGGTCAAGGCCATCTTGGAAAAGTGCAAGGGCAAGCCAGGCTCCATTGAAGAAAGCACCTCCGAAAGTGAGCAGAAATGCGCAGGCCTCTACGACCTGACCACGCTGCAGCGCGAAGCCAACAGCCGTTTCGGCTTTAGCGCCAAGACCACCCTTTCCATAGCACAGTCCCTGTACGAACACCACAAGGCCACCACCTACCCCCGTACCGACAGTCGCCACCTGCCCGAAGACTACGTGGCTCCTGTGAAATCTACCCTGGGTAAGATTACGGGCCCTCTGGCAAAGTTCGCCCAGCTGGCCCTGGACAACAACTGGGTCAAGCGCACCCCAAAGGTCTTTGACAACTCGAAAATTTCGGACCACTTCGCCATTATCCCCACCGGGGTCGCTCCCAAGAGCCTTTCCGAAGCAGAAGCGAAGATTTACCAGATGATTTGCCAGCGGTTCATCGCCGTATTTTTCCCGCCGGCAAAATACCTAAACACCACCCGCATTACCACCGTCGAGAGCGAAACCTTCCTTACCGAAGGCAAGATCCTGGTAGACCCGGGTTTCAAGGCGGTTTACGGCAAGGATAGCGACGACGAGTCCAACATTCCCAAGCTGAACGGCAACAAGGCGAAGACCGTTTCCATCGAAGCGGAAGAAGACTTTACCAAGCCTCCTGCCCACTACACCGAAAGTTCGCTCCTCTCCATGATGGAAAGTGCGGGCAAGCTGGTGGAAGACGACGAACTGCGGGACGCCATGAAGGAACGGGGTCTCGGCACCCCCGCCACCCGCGCCGCCATCATCGAAAAGCTGGTCAGCGACAAGTACGTGGTCCGCGACGGCAAGGACATGATCCCTACCGCCAAGGCCTTTGACCTGATCAAGGTGCTTTCGGCCATGAACTGCGAAGCCCTCACCAGCCCGGAACTCACCGGCGAATGGGAATACAAGATGGACCTGATTTCCAAGGGCAAGGAATCCCGGGAAGAGTTCATGAAGGGCATCGTGGAGATGACCCGCACCATGGTAAAGAACATCAAGGGATTCAAGGAAGAACACACCGAAGGCGAAGCCAAGTTCAGCCCCGTAAACGGCAAGAAGGTTTTCGAGACCGTGAGCCGCTACAAGACCGAAGACGGTATCGTCATCCGCAAGATGATTGGCGGAAAGCGCCTTACCGACGAAGAGGTGGTGGAGCTCTTGACCAAGCGCAAGATCGGCCCCCTTACGGGATTCCGCAGCAAGAAGGGTTCCGAATTTTCGGCGGTGGTCATCATCAACGACCAGAACAAGATTGAATTCGTCTTTGACGACAAGCCCGAAGAAATCGACACCGGCAAGAAGGTGGGATCTTCTCCCGTGGACGGAACCGACGTGTTCGAGACCCTCACGGGCTACGTTTCCCAAAGTTATGTGGACAAGCTGCCTTCGGGAATCTCACTTCCCAAGATTCTCCTGGGCAAGGAACTGCCCTTCGAGGCCATCCAGAAGCTATTGGCAGGCGAAAAGACGGAACTTATCAAGGGATTCCGCAGCAAGAGCCACCGGCTATTCGACGCTTACCTGTACTTGGAAAAAGGCAAGCTCAAGTTCGATTTCCCGCCTAGGGAATTCAAGCCCAGACGGTTTGGGAAGAAAAGTGGCTGA
- a CDS encoding glycosyltransferase yields the protein MVWTVVTYGLIALLALFGLFYLWLEVRFYRALGTVREGRSTVNPPPRVSVLIAARNESAGIRATLDSVLDQDYAGVWDVWVADDRSTDDTPQILEEYRARHPERLHILTIKEIPEGVSPKKHAISKMIEACEGDILCLTDADCIVQREWLTGILREFEPGIELVAGHSYIPTVPGKSPFIICMQAVETLIYRVAGTAGLAMHLPLTSTGNNLAYRKDFFKSVNGFENVIKIQSGDDDLLMQKLATDRPFAMRYCITPSTFVTTNGKETLKELWEQRKRWASKTIYYSPKIVFVLSMVFLFLTMLCVTAAFSPFSTEVLIATLIAFALKSLGDLILILRGLKIFRQEHLLKWCIPVEIVHAPFTVLAVLFGLFGRFKWK from the coding sequence ATGGTTTGGACCGTCGTCACATATGGGCTTATAGCCCTCCTTGCCCTGTTCGGCCTCTTCTACCTGTGGCTTGAAGTGCGCTTTTACCGTGCCCTGGGCACCGTCCGGGAGGGCCGTTCCACCGTGAACCCGCCCCCGAGGGTCAGCGTCCTCATCGCCGCCCGGAACGAGTCCGCAGGGATCCGGGCCACCCTGGATTCCGTACTGGACCAGGACTATGCCGGTGTCTGGGATGTTTGGGTGGCCGATGACCGCAGTACCGACGACACCCCCCAGATTCTGGAGGAATACCGCGCCCGCCACCCCGAACGGCTCCATATTTTGACCATCAAGGAAATTCCCGAAGGCGTAAGCCCCAAGAAGCACGCCATCAGCAAGATGATCGAGGCCTGCGAGGGGGACATCCTGTGCCTTACGGACGCTGATTGCATTGTCCAGCGGGAATGGCTTACGGGCATCTTGCGGGAATTCGAACCCGGAATCGAACTGGTAGCAGGGCATTCCTACATCCCCACCGTCCCCGGAAAGTCCCCCTTCATCATCTGCATGCAGGCGGTAGAGACCCTGATTTATCGTGTAGCGGGTACTGCGGGCCTTGCCATGCACCTGCCTCTCACCAGCACGGGCAACAACCTGGCCTACCGGAAGGACTTTTTCAAGAGCGTAAACGGGTTCGAGAACGTCATCAAAATCCAGAGCGGCGACGACGACCTTCTGATGCAAAAGCTGGCCACCGACCGGCCTTTCGCCATGCGTTACTGCATTACCCCCTCCACCTTCGTGACCACAAACGGCAAAGAGACCCTGAAGGAACTCTGGGAGCAGCGCAAGCGCTGGGCCTCCAAGACCATCTACTACTCCCCGAAAATCGTGTTCGTGCTCTCCATGGTGTTCCTGTTTTTGACCATGCTCTGCGTCACGGCAGCGTTTTCGCCCTTCAGCACCGAAGTTTTAATTGCAACCCTCATCGCCTTCGCCCTAAAAAGCCTGGGCGACCTGATCCTCATTTTGCGTGGACTCAAGATATTCCGGCAGGAGCACCTGCTCAAGTGGTGCATTCCCGTAGAAATCGTCCATGCCCCCTTTACCGTCCTGGCAGTGCTGTTTGGCCTGTTCGGACGTTTCAAATGGAAATAA